One Acanthopagrus latus isolate v.2019 chromosome 12, fAcaLat1.1, whole genome shotgun sequence genomic region harbors:
- the LOC119030119 gene encoding uncharacterized protein LOC119030119 isoform X2: MEASPVSFGPERYWTEEKERALIAYFAKHSCLWNHKSESYKNRQLRWKTLEHLRILLSAHPPPVSFTVEDIKNKFKNLRTTFQRQYKMVKASKVCRNEDVFVPQWKHYQQLMFLQGCWDQEDSADDPPLSPLILPQEENQPVSTPGSIITFLPTPATSSPPSSTSCVSSNMMIKCYWTEERERALIAFYSEHSCLWNKRSENHNNRQLRLRLLEGLRSQLSDHSVSFSVEDVKCKFKNLRTVFNRECKAVQASRVSDKLYVSKWKHYKQMLFLCESCDEDESTDDLMPQEDKDLEHGNQTPSSTLSSSSSSSNQTSSIKFNHPTALSNDEKTTTSAAYQIFLAASPDLLKLTSQMATPPTTTSPYTALPDTKPCANPSPLNVSSSSAQPDSRQSADSRCHWNEAKVQQLISFYSEHSCLWNHKSESYRNRLLRQTLLETLSSILSDNEPVPFSESGGQSGGGVGVCLLPEDPPLSALQECTLQETQLGARTPLASPPAICFLNEEF; the protein is encoded by the exons aACACAGTTGTTTGTGGAATCATAAGTCAGAGAGCTACAAAAACCGACAGCTGCGATGGAAAACTCTGGAACATCTGAGGATCCTCCTGTCTGCTCATCCTCCCCCTGTTAGTTTCACAG TGGAAGACATTAAGAACAAGTTCAAGAACCTTCGCACAACCTTTCAGCGTCAGTACAAAATGGTAAAGGCCAGCAAGGTGTGCAGGAACGAGGATGTGTTTGTGCCACAGTGGAAACACTACCAGCAGCTGATGTTCCTGCAGGGCTGCTGGGATCAAGAGGACAGTGCAGATGACCCGCCTCTGTCACCGCTTATTCTTCCACAGGAGGAGAACCAGCCTGTCAGCACCCCTGGATCGATTATCACCTTCCTCCCCACCCCAGCCACCTCCTCCCCGCCCTCTTCTAcctcctgtgtctcctccaACATGATGATTAAATGTTACTGGACTGAAGAAAGAGAGCGTGCACTGATAGCTTTCTACTCTg AGCATAGCTGTCTGTGGAACAAGAGGTCTGAAAACCACAATAACCGGCAACTTAGACTGAGGCTGCTGGAGGGTCTGAGGAGTCAGCTGTCCGACCACTCTGTGTCTTTCTCAG TTGAAGACGTCAAGTGCAAGTTCAAGAACCTTAGGACAGTTTTCAACCGTGAATGCAAGGCGGTCCAGGCCAGCAGGGTGTCTGACAAACTCTATGTGTCCAAATGGAAACACTACAAACAAATGCTCTTCCTCTGCGAGTCCTGTGATGAAGACGAAAGCACGGATGACTTGATGCCTCAGGAAGACAAGGATCTGGAACATGGAAACCAAACACCCTCTTCCACCCTGAGCAGTTCCTCCTCTAGCTCCAACCAAACCAGCAGCATCAAGTTCAACCACCCCACTGCTTTGTCCAATGATGAAAAAACCACCACCAGTGCTGCCTACCAAATATTCCTTGCTGCATCTCCAGATCTTCTTAAGCTCACGAGCCAGATGGCTACTCCTCCTACTACCACCTCTCCTTATACAGCACTGCCAGACACCAAGCCTTGCGCAAACCCCTCCCCTCTAAATGTTTCGTCgagctcagctcagccagacagcagacagagtgCCGACTCCCGCTGCCACTGGAACGAGGCCAAAGTTCAGCAGCTGATATCCTTTTACTCTG aGCACAGCTGTCTGTGGAACCACAAATCCGAGAGCTACAGGAACAGGCTGTTGAGACAGACTCTGCTGGAGACACTGAGCAGCATTCTGTCTGATAATGAGCCAGTCCCATTCTcag AGTCCGGCGGACAGTCCGGGGGTGGTGTTGGAGTGTGTCTGCTGCCGGAGGATCCGCCGCTCTCTGCGCTTCAGGAATGCACTTTGCAGGAAACGCAGCTCGGTGCTCGGACACCTCTTGCCTCGCCGCCTGCGATCTGTTTTCTTAACGAGGAATTCTAA
- the LOC119030119 gene encoding uncharacterized protein LOC119030119 isoform X1: MEASPVSFGPERYWTEEKERALIAYFAKHSCLWNHKSESYKNRQLRWKTLEHLRILLSAHPPPVSFTVEDIKNKFKNLRTTFQRQYKMVKASKVCRNEDVFVPQWKHYQQLMFLQGCWDQEDSADDPPLSPLILPQEENQPVSTPGSIITFLPTPATSSPPSSTSCVSSNMMIKCYWTEERERALIAFYSEHSCLWNKRSENHNNRQLRLRLLEGLRSQLSDHSVSFSVEDVKCKFKNLRTVFNRECKAVQASRVSDKLYVSKWKHYKQMLFLCESCDEDESTDDLMPQEDKDLEHGNQTPSSTLSSSSSSSNQTSSIKFNHPTALSNDEKTTTSAAYQIFLAASPDLLKLTSQMATPPTTTSPYTALPDTKPCANPSPLNVSSSSAQPDSRQSADSRCHWNEAKVQQLISFYSEHSCLWNHKSESYRNRLLRQTLLETLSSILSDNEPVPFSVEDIKTKFRNLRTIFQREHKAVSSNKTCGSEDFYLPKWKHYRELMFLCDSCDEDEQPDDLQFQEPEESCLLRLDRQPPPSSLHYYGGPQSATKLNITSLGLGAPPSPTPPDSQHSSPSSCPSTSSSHTDSRGSGRKRAGRRLLPTTMEVLDFMRTICQSQMVSPHAGFLKYVEECLNETPPDKVKKLKKMIIETIHSISEEN, encoded by the exons aACACAGTTGTTTGTGGAATCATAAGTCAGAGAGCTACAAAAACCGACAGCTGCGATGGAAAACTCTGGAACATCTGAGGATCCTCCTGTCTGCTCATCCTCCCCCTGTTAGTTTCACAG TGGAAGACATTAAGAACAAGTTCAAGAACCTTCGCACAACCTTTCAGCGTCAGTACAAAATGGTAAAGGCCAGCAAGGTGTGCAGGAACGAGGATGTGTTTGTGCCACAGTGGAAACACTACCAGCAGCTGATGTTCCTGCAGGGCTGCTGGGATCAAGAGGACAGTGCAGATGACCCGCCTCTGTCACCGCTTATTCTTCCACAGGAGGAGAACCAGCCTGTCAGCACCCCTGGATCGATTATCACCTTCCTCCCCACCCCAGCCACCTCCTCCCCGCCCTCTTCTAcctcctgtgtctcctccaACATGATGATTAAATGTTACTGGACTGAAGAAAGAGAGCGTGCACTGATAGCTTTCTACTCTg AGCATAGCTGTCTGTGGAACAAGAGGTCTGAAAACCACAATAACCGGCAACTTAGACTGAGGCTGCTGGAGGGTCTGAGGAGTCAGCTGTCCGACCACTCTGTGTCTTTCTCAG TTGAAGACGTCAAGTGCAAGTTCAAGAACCTTAGGACAGTTTTCAACCGTGAATGCAAGGCGGTCCAGGCCAGCAGGGTGTCTGACAAACTCTATGTGTCCAAATGGAAACACTACAAACAAATGCTCTTCCTCTGCGAGTCCTGTGATGAAGACGAAAGCACGGATGACTTGATGCCTCAGGAAGACAAGGATCTGGAACATGGAAACCAAACACCCTCTTCCACCCTGAGCAGTTCCTCCTCTAGCTCCAACCAAACCAGCAGCATCAAGTTCAACCACCCCACTGCTTTGTCCAATGATGAAAAAACCACCACCAGTGCTGCCTACCAAATATTCCTTGCTGCATCTCCAGATCTTCTTAAGCTCACGAGCCAGATGGCTACTCCTCCTACTACCACCTCTCCTTATACAGCACTGCCAGACACCAAGCCTTGCGCAAACCCCTCCCCTCTAAATGTTTCGTCgagctcagctcagccagacagcagacagagtgCCGACTCCCGCTGCCACTGGAACGAGGCCAAAGTTCAGCAGCTGATATCCTTTTACTCTG aGCACAGCTGTCTGTGGAACCACAAATCCGAGAGCTACAGGAACAGGCTGTTGAGACAGACTCTGCTGGAGACACTGAGCAGCATTCTGTCTGATAATGAGCCAGTCCCATTCTcag TGGAAGACATAAAGACAAAGTTCAGAAACTTGCGCACCATCTTCCAACGTGAACACAAAGCGGTCAGTTCAAACAAAACGTGTGGCTCAGAGGACTTTTACCTTCCAAAGTGGAAACATTACCGTGAGCTGATGTTCCTCTGCGACTCTTGCGATGAGGATGAGCAACCTGATGACCTGCAATTCCAGGAACCAGAGGAGTCCTGCCTCCTCCGCCTGGACCGCCAGCCCCCTCCCTCATCCTTACACTACTATGGCGGTCCCCAATCTGCTACCAAACTGAACATCACATCACTGGGCCTGGGAGCCCCTCCCTCGCCTACTCCTCCAGACTCCCAGCACTCTTCGCCCTCTTCCTGCCCttccacatcctcctctcacactgacagcagagggtCAGGACGCAAGCGAGCGGGTCGGCGCCTGCTACCCACCACCATGGAGGTGCTGGACTTCATGAGGACAATCTGTCAGAGCCAGATGGTGTCACCACATGCAGGGTTCCTCAAGTACGTGGAGGAATGTCTGAACGAGACACCACCCGACAAAGtgaagaaactgaagaagatgATCATTGAGACGATCCATAGCATATCGGAGGAGAATTAG